Below is a genomic region from Anoplolepis gracilipes chromosome 1, ASM4749672v1, whole genome shotgun sequence.
TTCTATTTCCGCGTCATCATCAAAATCTGTATAcagaatgattaaaaaaataaatattaaaatatttttagtaccATATAAAACCTTGTTCTACAatcaaatgtattataaattggatcataacgttattattattaactcataaaattattattattaaatcactgATATTCGAATGTCAAAGTACTCATATCCGCGAATATTATACACACCTTTACACGATTACTGAAACACGATTTTGACAAACTAtcaactataattaaataatatactgacaatatttagttattatatgtgtacataataacaacagttttaatttgaattaacttaaatatttataatatatttatgatgtacataaaaatctaacatctactttttaatatttattggacACAAgagtatataattacaaaaatagtacaatcataaaaaaatagtataattaaaaaaatatacttaaaattattttaccttGTCCGGTTTTTGTAATTtgatgttttttcattaagtgaTGTTGAAAATGACATGATAATTGAACAAAACTAGACAAATTACATTCCGTGCATTTTAGTTTTACATCGTCTACAAGTTCATAATATTTccatataatgatatttaatgcacttttttcattgttaattttaaaatgttttctgaAATGTGTATAACAATACgccatattgaaataaattggatatttttttttacaatcctTTTGTTTACATTGTGCtcgcactttttttttatcgctttcTATTGTGCAGTGTTTCATCCACCAGATTTTGCGTATAAATTttgctattaaataaataaaaaataacagtaacatattattaatgttataatttttcactcaGCAATATacgtaaagatatatatatatatatatatatatatatatatatatatatatatatatacatatatacatatatacatatatatctgttttgtATGCAGTTAAATTGttgattaagaaaattaacacACATACAACATAGATGTTGTGTTTTTCTTATTGtgcttttatgtttaatacataaaaataacttaacacttataaatttacttttacgaTTTATCTTATGTTTCTTGGTTTCTGTCTTCTTCTTTTGgaacatacattttataagatttttataagatgATATAAGACTTCTATCTGCTTCCGCTTCACTACTAATTCCTTGGTTTATTTCACCTgcatatagaataaaaaataaatgctaaaatatctttagtgttataaaactttattaagttattatatctgtgtgtaatattaagtttaattaatttatatatttataatattcttaaagcatataaaaaggttaaatatctatttttttaaatgtttattgtatataatagtaaataattaaaaaatatataattacagaaattgtactatgtataaaattagtttttaccTTGTTTGCTTTCAATTTCACTTTTATGTGTTTGTGTTAAGTGCGTTGAAAAATCTTGCTTGATTTGTATTTGAATATGTTTATGACATTCCAAACATTTTAGTAGTATATCGTCttgaagtttaaaatattgcgagatattatttgatacattttCTTGTCTGTAAATTGCCGAATGTTTGAGCTTAAAATGTCTAcggtaatttttaaaaaaaactcgttttttcttttctttatctttacaatatatacatgttccCATATCGTTTTCTATTGTGTAATGTTTTATCCACCAATGactttttatcactttttcttccgctttaatattatattaacatagttttattaatttatcttttataatttaaatatccatctttttacatctttgaatattatttgaacgaaataattttctaatacgcaattatttttaatacttgattttacacatttttaattatattcaaataatggatgtaaaaaaataaaatattttgataaagttagttatatttaccaaataaatacaaaacaacagtaatgtaacattaatgttatagcagcaacataacattaatgttataatttttcattcagaaatatacataaaaagatatttattatgttatattgcaGTTAgattattcgataaaaaattatttcatagacGTTATGTTATTGTTGCTCTATGTTTAATgggtaaaaataacttaatgtttagataagaatattttaacacTTATACATTTACctcgtttaattttttcatctatCTTCAGGTTTCGGAACatactttttataagatttgatataagatttattcTATGTGTTTCCGCTTCACTATTAATATCTTGGTTTATTTCATCTGCaatacagaataaaaaataaatgttaaaatatctttagtgttatcaaattttataaagttattatatctgtgtgtaatattaagctttattaattcaaatatttataatatacttaaagtatatataaaagtcaaacatctatttttttaaatgtttattgtacatattagtaaagaattaaaaaggaTATACTTAAAGAAATTGtactatatatgaaattattttttaccttGTTTGcttgtaattttatgtatatttttcaagtgcCTTACAAAGTTTGTGTCGAAATATATCGAAACAAATTCATCACATGTCACACATTTTACTAGTATATCGTTttgaagtttaaaatattgcaacataatacttttattttcttgtatgtGAATTATCGAATGTTGCTTTAAATGTCTCttgtaattattcaattgaaacataactttattttctcctttattacaataattacattttgtcaTATCGTCTTTTATTGTGCAATGATTTATCCACCAAGggtcttttttcattttttcttgcgctttaatattatattaacatagtgttattaataaatattttataacttaaatatcCAAAAGTTTAGATTTTTGAACATTattcaaacaaaataatttgctagtacgcaattatttttaataccagattttacaaatatatttatcaaataaatagaaaacaacGGTAATGTAACATTAATGTTATAGCAGTAACATAAcgttaatgttataatttttcacttagaaatatacataaaaagatgtgtatatatattgcagttacgttgttgaataaaaaaattagtaaatagATATTATGTTTTTGTTGCTTTAATGGGTAagtatatcttaaataatacttataacataatttaccttctttaattttttcttctattatttgttttttactaGCCTCTACTTTTTGGAATACgtactttgtaaaatttgatataatattttttatatttggttCCACGTCgctatttatttcttgattttGTCCATCATCTGCATGTAGAATGATTGAAACATAaaggttaaaatatttttaggtcAGTAATATATCCTATATCTACATTTaatctcattatttattttaattataaaattcttattattaaatcactaTTAACCGAATATCAGAGTTTTCAGATccggaaatattatttatgtgaatCTTTTTGTTTGCGACTACTTAAACACGATTTTGACAatctatcaattataattaaataatataataaaataataattatattattatgcttaaaatataataatattaaaaatatttagttattatatctatatatgatattagctttaatataaattatcctaaatattattatataacatatttataaatttacaataaaggTCAAACATccgttttttaa
It encodes:
- the LOC140664465 gene encoding uncharacterized protein isoform X2, with product MEKNSKKRKYASSEEDEKKSTSENNVLAQENMEKGHWWIKHYTIKNDEAHCRYCDDTCDRVSIDATDFETHLTTEHSKFNIKGKSQDKIMQYFKCKDDEIKCMTCKFPIKVKLKSSFPNHLEKIHKSKIENKQDDGQNQEINSDVEPNIKNIISNFTKYVFQKVEASKKQIIEEKIKEAQEKMKKDPWWINHCTIKDDMTKCNYCNKGENKVMFQLNNYKRHLKQHSIIHIQENKSIMLQYFKLQNDILVKCVTCDEFVSIYFDTNFVRHLKNIHKITSKQDEINQDINSEAETHRINLISNLIKSMFRNLKIDEKIKRAEEKVIKSHWWIKHYTIENDMGTCIYCKDKEKKKRVFFKNYRRHFKLKHSAIYRQENVSNNISQYFKLQDDILLKCLECHKHIQIQIKQDFSTHLTQTHKSEIESKQGEINQGISSEAEADRSLISSYKNLIKCMFQKKKTETKKHKINRKTKFIRKIWWMKHCTIESDKKKVRAQCKQKDCKKKYPIYFNMAYCYTHFRKHFKINNEKSALNIIIWKYYELVDDVKLKCTECNLSSFVQLSCHFQHHLMKKHQITKTGQDFDDDAEIESSIFKLIKNIYDNMKSNTTVSEEDEQDDEPIQAKIMFDNKFQNRY
- the LOC140664465 gene encoding uncharacterized protein isoform X1, with amino-acid sequence MEKNSKKRKYASSEEDEKKSTSENNVLAQENMEKGHWWIKHYTIKNDEAHCRYCDDTCDRVSIDATDFETHLTTEHSKFNIKGKSQDKIMQYFKCKDDEIKCMTCKFPIKVKLKSSFPNHLEKIHKSKIENKQDDGQNQEINSDVEPNIKNIISNFTKYVFQKVEASKKQIIEEKIKEAQEKMKKDPWWINHCTIKDDMTKCNYCNKGENKVMFQLNNYKRHLKQHSIIHIQENKSIMLQYFKLQNDILVKCVTCDEFVSIYFDTNFVRHLKNIHKITSKQDEINQDINSEAETHRINLISNLIKSMFRNLKIDEKIKRAEEKVIKSHWWIKHYTIENDMGTCIYCKDKEKKKRVFFKNYRRHFKLKHSAIYRQENVSNNISQYFKLQDDILLKCLECHKHIQIQIKQDFSTHLTQTHKSEIESKQGEINQGISSEAEADRSLISSYKNLIKCMFQKKKTETKKHKINRKSKFISVKLFLCIKHKSTIRKTQHLCSKFIRKIWWMKHCTIESDKKKVRAQCKQKDCKKKYPIYFNMAYCYTHFRKHFKINNEKSALNIIIWKYYELVDDVKLKCTECNLSSFVQLSCHFQHHLMKKHQITKTGQDFDDDAEIESSIFKLIKNIYDNMKSNTTVSEEDEQDDEPIQAKIMFDNKFQNRY
- the LOC140664465 gene encoding uncharacterized protein isoform X3, producing MEKNSKKRKYASSEEDEKKSTSENNVLAQENMEKGHWWIKHYTIKNDEAHCRYCDDTCDRVSIDATDFETHLTTEHSKFNIKGKSQDKIMQYFKCKDDEIKCMTCKFPIKVKLKSSFPNHLEKIHKSKIENKQDDGQNQEINSDVEPNIKNIISNFTKYVFQKVEASKKQIIEEKIKEAQEKMKKDPWWINHCTIKDDMTKCNYCNKGENKVMFQLNNYKRHLKQHSIIHIQENKSIMLQYFKLQNDILVKCVTCDEFVSIYFDTNFVRHLKNIHKITSKQDEINQDINSEAETHRINLISNLIKSMFRNLKIDEKIKRAEEKVIKSHWWIKHYTIENDMGTCIYCKDKEKKKRVFFKNYRRHFKLKHSAIYRQENVSNNISQYFKLQDDILLKCLECHKHIQIQIKQDFSTHLTQTHKSEIESKQGEINQGISSEAEADRSLISSYKNLIKSKFIRKIWWMKHCTIESDKKKVRAQCKQKDCKKKYPIYFNMAYCYTHFRKHFKINNEKSALNIIIWKYYELVDDVKLKCTECNLSSFVQLSCHFQHHLMKKHQITKTGQDFDDDAEIESSIFKLIKNIYDNMKSNTTVSEEDEQDDEPIQAKIMFDNKFQNRY